ATCAAGCTGCGGGGTCTGCGGGAAAGCCTCGCTTGAAGCCCTGCCGACGTTGCGCCACACTCGGCTACCCGATGGCTTCGTCGTGCCGGCGTCCATCATCCATGCGCTCCCTAACGTGCTGCGTCACTCGCAGACGGTCTTTGATTCTACGGGGGGCTTGCACGCAGCCGCGCTCTTCGACCGATACGGACAGATGCAGGACCTGAAGGAAGACGTAGGCCGGCACAACGCGCTCGACAAGCTGATCGGCCGGCAATTCCTCGATGGAACAGTCCCCCTGTCTGATCGAGTGCTCCTCGTCAGCGGGCGGGTGGGGTATGAGCTGGTCCAAAAAGCCGCCGCCGCAGGCATCCCTGTCCTGGCCGCCGTCGGCGCTCCGTCGAGTCTCGCGGCGGACCTTGCCAGAGATGCCAATATGACACTGATCGGCTTTGTGCGAGATCGCCGGTGCAACGTCTACAGCGCCCCGCAGCGGATCTGCACCTAGGCGAATGGCGGCTGAACCTTTTCACCATGAGGGACTCATGAACGCAGACCATAATCCCATGCATGAAAAACCCAGCGCCGATCAGGTGAACGCACAGCTCGCACAGCCTCCCGAAGAGCCGGCGGCTACGCAGGGGGAGGCCTCGCAATACGCTGCGGGCATCCCGGCTATCCTCAAAACCTTTGAGTTCGGCCTGGGCCAAATGGGGGCCGTGAACAGCCTCAAGGCGTTTCTCAAGGTCAATAAGAAAGACGGATTCGACTGTCAAGGATGCGCCTGGCCGTCTCCCGATGGGACTCGCCACATTGCGGAGTTTTGTGAGAATGGGGCAAAGGCCATGGCGTCGGAAGCGACGACGCGCCGCGTGACGCCGGAATTCTTCAAGCAATGGTCGATCGAGCAGCTCGCGGAACAATCCGATTACTGGCTCAACGAGCAAGGCCGTCTGACCCATCCCATGATCCGAAGGCCAGGGGCAACGCATTACGAACCGATTGAATGGGACGAGGCCTTCGCCTGTCTGGCCACGGAACTGAACCGGCTCGCGTCGCCGGATGAAGCCACGTTTTATACGTCCGGTAAAGTCACCAACGAGGCCGCATTCCTCTATCAACTATTTGTCCGCCAATTCGGCACGAATAACTTACCCGACTGCTCGAACCTCTGCCACGAATCCTCCGGCACGGCCTTGATGGAGAGTATCGGGATCGGGAAAGGAACCGCCACGCTTCACGATTTCGACTTGGCGGACCTGATCGTCATCATCGGCCAGAACCCGGGCACCAATCACCCGCGCATGATGACCGCCCTCGAGCACGCCAAGCGCCACGGCGCGAAAATGATCGCCATCAACCCGCTTCCGGAAGTCTCCTTGCGGCGGGTAAAAAACCCCAATCCCCAAGAATACAGCAATCCGCTGGCGTGGGCCTCCGACCTCTTCGGAGAAGGGGTGGCGCTCTCCGACCTGCTCATTCAAGTCCGTATCAACGGCGATCTGGCGATACTCAAAGGCATCATGAAAGAGATGCTGGAGGAAGAGGACCGCCGCCCTGGGCAGGTCTTCGATCGCGAGTTTATCCGCGCCCACACCGCCGGGTTTGACGACTTTATCGCCGATCTTCGCCGCACGAGTTGGGATGAGATCGTGGAGGGGAGCGGCGTGCCGCTCGACCAAATCCGCGCCGCCGGCCAAATGGCGGCCGGATCCAAACGCATGATTTGCTGCTGGGCCATGGGGCTCACCCAGCACAAGAACGCGGTGGAGACGATCCAACAAGTCATCAATCTGCTGCTGCTCGGCGGGCACATCGGAAAGCCCGGCGCCGGCGCGTGCTGTGTGCGTGGACACTCGAATGTGCAGGGCGATCGCACCATGGGCATTTGGGAACAAGTCCCGCCCGAATTCCTGGACGCCTTGGAGCGTGAGTTTCATTTTAGCCCTCCACGGAGGAACGGGTATGCGGCGGTGGATACCATCCGAGCGATGCACGCACACGAGATCAAGGTGTTCGTTGGATTGGGGGGAAACTTTCTGTCCGCCTCCCCGGACACGACCTACACCGCGGAGGCCATGCAACGTTGCCGGCTCACCGCGCAGGTCTCGACCAAGCTCAACCGCGGACATCTCATCACCGGCCAACAAGCGTTGATCCTTCCCTGTATCGGCCGGTCAGAGAAAGATCGCAGACCCACGGGCGAGCAGTTCGTGACGGTCGAAGACTCGATGGGTGTCATCAGTTCCTCGCGCGGCATGCTGGAGCCGGCCTCTCCCCATCTGCTCAGCGAACCGGCCATCGTCGCAGGATTGGCGAAAGCGACATTGGGCGCGAACAGCACCGTGGATTGGGACGCGCTCGGGGCAGACTACAATTTGATTCGCGACCGCATCGCCCGTGTCATTCCCGGATTCGACAACTTCAACGAGCGCATCCGCAAGGATATTTTTTATTTACCCAATGCCGCGCGCGACCGCACGTTTGTGACCAGGACGGGAAAGGCGAACTTTGTGGCCGCTGCGATTACACACCACACCATGGCTTCCGGAGAATTTCTCATGACAACCATCCGGAGCCACGATCAGTTCAACACGACGATCTATGGGCTGGATGACCGCTATCGCGGAATCTATGGCGGACGACATGTCATCTTTCTCAATCCTGAAGACATCAAAGAAGCGGGGCTGAGCGTAAACCAGTGGGTCGACATCACCAGCCATTTTGAAGGGGAGAAACGGGTCGCGTGCCGGTTCCAAGTGGTGCCATACCAGATTCCCAGGAGATGCGCCGCGACATATTACCCGGAGACCAATGTGCTGGTGCCGGTCAGAAGCGTGGCGGAGAGGTGCAATCAACCCACGTCCAAATCGATCCGCATTACGCTCACGCCGTCGCGTTGACAGGCCGACCACCGTATGAGGCCGTGAGCTGACGTCACGGCCGGACAACGAGGCTTATGATGACGAAGACGTTTACCATTGGCGATCGCGTAACCTGGAACTCCGAGGCGGGGTGGGTGACCGGAACGATTATCGCCATCCACACGAAAGATTTTCCCTATAAGGGTTACGTACATCACGCCTCCCCGGACGATCCGCAATACGAAATCCAAAGCGATAAGACCGATCATATCGCTGCCCATAAGGGCAGCGCCCTTCACCACCTACCTGCGTAAAGGCGGCGTGAACCCTCCGTTCTTCACCATCGGCCATTCCAACCGCAGCCTCGAGGAGTTTATCGCGCTGTTGAAAGAAGCCGAGATTGCGCTCGTCGTGGATATCAGAACAATGCCGCGGTCGAGAGCCAATCCGCAGTTCAATACGGATACGCTTTGCGACCCATTGGCCGACTTCCACATTTCCTATGAACACATGGCCGCACTCGGCGGTCTCCGAGGAAAGACGCGAACCGTCTCTCAGAGCGTCAACGGATTCTGGACTAACACGAGCTTCCATAACTACGCCGACTATGCACTCTCCGAGCAGTTTCACACGGGCCTCGAACATCTGCTCGATGCGGGACACCACCGGCGTTGCGCGATCATGTGCTCAGAAGCCGTCTGGTGGCGCTGCCATCGCCGCATCGTCGCCGATTATCTTATTGCCCGCGGGGAAATCGTGATCCACCTGATGGGAAAGAACCGCTTGGAACCTGCTCGCCTGACTCCGGGCGCTGTGATTCAACCAGACGGGACCGTCCTCTATCCTGAAGCCCAATGATCGAATCCGCGCAGAGCACTAAATAGACCGCATCACAGACCTCAGCCTACGGTGAGAAGAGCCTTCACACAGAATTGACCCAGAGCGAGAGGACAAGATAGGGTTGGGACATCACCGAATAAGAAAGGGAATGATTCCTACACGTTCAGGAGGGCCTATGCCGCACGAACCCGATACTATTCACATCGTCATCATCAACGGCAGTGTGCGTCCTGGTAACTATACAAGGATGGCGTCCGCACTGGTCCTGGATGAATTGAAGAAACACCGGCAGGTCACGACCGAGGTCATCGACCCGGCCACGTTGAATCTGCCGCCGCCTGGGACAGACCCACAATCCGCAGCAACCAAAGACCTCCAGCAGAAGGTGGGGCAGGCCACCGGAGTCATCCTGACCACACCCGAGTACTACGGCAGCTTCAGCAGCGTGATGAAACTCGTGATCGAAAGTCTCGGATACCCATCGGCCCTGTCCGGAAAACCGGTCGCATTACTGGGCATCGCTGGCGGCATGATCGGGGCCGTGAAGTCGTTGGAGCATTTGCGTAGCGTAGTCTCGCATGTCGAAGGGATTGTGTTGCCGTTGCCAATTTCGGTTGCGAATGTCCAAGAAGTATTCGACACCGAGGGTCGCTGCCTGGACCCAGGCGCTGAGCAGCTCATCCGCGGGGTCGGCACAAACCTGCTCACCTACATCGAATACAATGTTTGTCCTCGGCTGACGCTCGAACGGCTGCGCAAAGAAAAAGAACAAGTTCCGCCAAAGATCATCGCGGTGTAGGCAATTCCAGGGTAATCGAGCGACGTTGCGAAACAGGGAGGGGATTTCAACGGCGAAATGATCTGAACACGATGGCTCACAGCCTGATCCAACGCTGCGGATTGCGCCGAAACATCCAGACCGGTCGCTCGACAAACCATCCGGTCATTTGCTTTGCCTGACCTGTTGCGATATGAAGTATTTGCCTCAAGATCGTGGGCGTGCAATCTCAGATGGAACTAAATGATTGTCGTGAGACTGAGGCCTGTTGGGGGAAAGAGTTCGAGAGAGACGAGGGAGTTGCTTCCACAGACAAGCGATGAAATGTCCGATGAAGGAATAATTCTCGAATCGTGATGTTGTAAGTGGTTGAAAATTAAGACTTACTCTGTTCTGCCAGAATTCTCTGCATTCCACAGCTGCGAAGTTAATCTTTGTGACAGAGGAGCGGTCGGAACCAAGACTTCTGACAGAGGTTCTTCCTGTCTTCTCAGCTACTTACCTCGCGACAACTTGGGTGCCAATATGCTAAAGAGTGTTTGGTCCAGCACATTTCATGGCGGACAAAAATGGTGCCTTCCAACTGACCATGTGGGAGCGAAATGCATTAACGAAAAAGGAATGCTGGCAAATCTTCCAGCAACTCTTCCCCAACGGGCTACAAGATCCTTCACTCAATCTTGGAGGTTAGCCACGGCTCGTCGGGCTTGCTGACCTGAGTAAGAAGCTGCGCTACAGCTTCCCCGTTTAGCGCATTGCTAAGCGTATCCGCAGATGTTCGCGTTCGTTGAAATCACCTGTCAGGTGTATTTCCAAGCTGGCAGGAATACCTGCCATTTCACCAGTCTCAGCCACACTACTCTTCTTCAAAGACCAGCTGGGAGGTGAAGATGTTGCAGCCTCTGACTTCGTTATTCCAAATAGAGCGACCACCACGGTCTTACTCCACCATTGAACCAGGCATTGCTCCTTTGGTGGCAACCATGAACCACACCGGTCTCATGCGCACGATCGCTTCATGTGAAGGGCATTGGTATCGTGGCCTCGATCCGTATGTCGTGTTTGAAGCCTCGATTCAGATCAGTCGTGAATTGGCTCGCCTTCTTCGCGAAGACCCGAGTGCTCAACCATCACAACTGTTTTACCATTGGTGTCTCGAACCATATTTTGATCAGGATTATGACATTCGTTTCAGACTGTCATCTCCCCAGTTATCCAGTCTTTACATCTGGCGGGCAAAGCGATTACAGCATGACTTTGAGACTCTTGCCTCAATGATCCAGAAACTGAGCTTTCAGCTCAGGCAATAGGACCATCCACCCATACAACACACCACCTAACAAAAGAAGTCCGGGAATAATAAAAGAAACAAGCATATGGCGCCGATACTTTTGGATATTCGGAAACTTTTCGCCACAACCAGGACACTTTTCTGCAGTTGTGCTTAGAGGCCGTCCGCATACTCGGCAAGGGAAAAGTGACATACCTTGGCCCTCCATACAAAGCTTATCCAGAATGCTCGGACTCTGTATCGACAAACTTATGAAAATCTTGAGTGACTCACATTGCTGTTGGTACAACCATAGGGGGCAGGTCAAATAAAAACCGTTTCATCAGTGGCTCAGGAAAGTCGTGCCCAGGACCTGTTGACATGAAGAGGCAGTGGCGAGATAGTCCTCCGATGGGAAAGAAGCAGAGCAATACCACTAGAAAACATCAGCAGGAGGTTGTCGTGTTATCCGAGCGTGATCGCGCCGTCTTTGTTGACGCGCTTGTGAATCCGCGTGCTCCCAGTAAGCGTCTCGCTAAAGCGTTCATGGCATTCTGGAAGAACAAGAAGAGATGAATGACGGGGAGTCAAGGACTGCACGTTTCGTGAGCTTGTACCCACTTCTTTGGCTTACTCGGAACCCATAACCTTCAAATAGCTGAAATCATTGTGGTTGTTAACGCCTGGTTTTACCGAGGGCGAAGACCGCTAATGCAACGCCATACCTGACGTAGTGTTTCGCCGCCCCAAAGTTGGCATCTTGCCAAGTAAATGGGGGGGACTCGATTACGACGACACAGAAATGGGGTTTCGTATTCTTAATACGGTCTAGCTTCTGTGTAATGGCGATATCTCATCGTGGTATGGTCGGACGTGGCCAAGAAGACAACTGGCAAAGTTAAAAGACTTCGTTCCACTCACCGTAAATACGGCGAGCTTCCCTCTACTGACGAGCTGAATGCGGAGGCTCTGTCTTACCTGTTGAAGCAGCTACAAGCTGCACAGCGACGAATGAAGCGTAGCTTGGAGGCCGCAATCGTTTTTTGTGACGAGTCCAACGCAAGAATTGAGCAATTAGAACGATGGAAGTCTGGACGTCATAATGGCAGTTTTTCTGACTCTGGTGGAATAGGATTGAATCGGCAGATTGATGAAGATCTTCTATCAACAGCGATGAAAATCACTGGACATCGTTCGAAACGTGCTGTAATGGACGAGGCACCTCGTATGTTGGTTCAGATCAAGAAACAAGCTGGTATTCGAAAGATGAAGGGTAAGATTCACGTCAATACCGATCCTGAGAGGCGCTCGTCTGGATCGGGAGGACAAGAACTTTTCCTCCCCAAAGACGTCCGCCGGGGTCGGTCTACCGCCGCCAAGGACCGTACGGCCAAGGTGGCACGATTGAAGGAAGCCGATAGGCAGCTTGACCGTAACCTGGGCCGTCTGAAGGGCCGCTTGGGCCTGCGCAGGCCGTTTTGGGAGTTCGATCCGGATGAAGTAACGCGGCTGGCCAGGAAGACATTTGGCTCTGCGCAGAAGGCACACGCATGGTTGAATCGGCCAAACCGAGCACTCGGAGGGCACACGCCACTAAGTCTCTTGACTAACCAGGCTGGTGCGGATCGGGTCAGGATGATCCTCGGTCGGATCGAACACGGTGTGTACAGCTAGCTAGTCCTGCACGAGTCGCTTTAGCATCCCGCCGTAACGCCGGGGGTTCGTGCATCAGCATATTGATTTCCCATTGCTCACCCAGGATTGGCACAGCGGCTATGGCGCCCACAAACGGCGCGATGGAAAAGAATCCTGCTTCGCGAGCGGCTCCCAATAGGCGAAGGGCTCGCATGTCCAGCACAAGACTGACTCCGTAGCTCACTAGCCCGAGCAGCAAGGTCGCAATGAGGATCGTGGGCCGAGGCAGGCTCTGGCCGGTGAGGAGCGCCATGCTAACCGTGCCCCCCCGCACTTAGTGCCTTGATCCGTGTCACGACAACGGGATCGCGAAGGGACACTCGTTGGCTCAGGTTATTGTCGATCGCCCACCAGAGGCATGCACTTGCTATCGCAAAGAATCCCCATGCGTCAGGGCGCAGCTCTTCAGGCCGGTACCGGAGGATCGCCGCTGCACTTACAATGAGCAGGGCTCCTGCCATTCCACGACGACCGAGGTGCTCTCGAAATAGTAGAACGGCCAATCCAATGGTAAAGGGAGCCTCTAAGTTCAAGAGCAATGTCCCAAGTACACCAGAGAGACGCTGAAGCCCCCAGAGCATGCAGACTGGTCCAAGAAGGCCTCCAGTCAATACCATGCCTCCCAATAACCATCGATCAGCAGGCCCGACAGAAGACTCTCGCCGTGAGACTTCGGTTTTCCGGTAGAACAATACTTCAAACGCCAGCAGTCCGAGGCCAGCTCCGAAATACAGCAGGCCCGCAATGAGTAGGGGACTGGCTTCAGGAAGCAGCAGCTTGGCAAGCGGGGGACTTACGCCAAATAGCGCGGCGGCGGTGAATCCATACACCCCGCCCAGCAACTGCGGAGAAAAATGGAATGTATGTCGTTCAGATGGCGTCAATTACTCTTCGCTTGTATGTTGGCACATCCAGGGGTGGTGGTATCTGGATATAGACAAATTGTTTGAATTACAATCAGCGGGTTGCACATTCGGAGACTCTCCCAACTATTGTGTATCTGGAAATACTTTGGCCGGTGATTGATGGTTAGGAATAGGGTGAGTATCAATTGGCATAGATGCCAGCCTTCGCTTCCATGCCTGCCGTGACACTTGAAACAATCGCATACTAGAGTCCTCTTATTCCTCGCTTCACGTTGTATCCTGGTGCTCTCTCCAGACTCCGGTACGTGGGGTTCTCGTGCCTCGTGCGGGGATGTTCTTTGGGGTCATCCGTGTTGGCCCCTAGTAGGAGGGCCCTTGTTGACGCCTAAGATGCAGGGGATTAGACTGGCGCTATGCATGTACGTGTTCAGCACTCCTATTCTGTTCTAGCCTGCACGCTCGTCGTGCTCTTGCTCGGGTTGAGCTTCAATGCCTATGCCTGCCTCCTGCCTGTAAGTGGCGTCCCGGACGCTGCCATGGGCAATGGCTGTTCGACACCAGATGAACAACCAGTCTATCAGTTCTGCGATACGTTTAAGACGCTCGGCGTGCAGTCTGCCGATAAGCTCCACCTCACCAGTGACTGTCAGACGATCTGTTCTGAAGACACCGCCTCGTTAGCGCTGCTTGTCCTGCTCACCTCAGACAGCAGCCGCTTGTATGATCATCCCATAGTCGGTCCGCCCCAGGATCTCCTGCTCAAGATTTCCGTGCTTCGCATCTGATCTTCCCAGCCCGCACCTCGTAATCGCTTCTGTGTCATCACGTGTGCCGTTCGACGCTCGGTTTCAGCGTCCGGCCTGCCGTCTCGTGCTCCTGGCCACGAACAGCCAGAGCGCCGACCGGGCTTCGAACGACTGGGAACTTCTGGGAGGTCATTACCATGAAATGGAATACACGACGTCAGGGTGTGACAGTCGCGTCAGTGCTGGTGCTGTGTTTCACCAGCGCACTGTCGAGGGCACAGGATCCCGACTCTGTGCTGCGCAATACGTTGGTGCTGCCGGAATTAGTTCAAGAAGCACTGGCTCGGAATCCTGAGATTGTCGCTGCGCGCAAGCAATGGGACGCCGCCACGAATCGAATTACGCAGGC
This is a stretch of genomic DNA from Nitrospira lenta. It encodes these proteins:
- a CDS encoding DUF488 family protein, which produces MNPPFFTIGHSNRSLEEFIALLKEAEIALVVDIRTMPRSRANPQFNTDTLCDPLADFHISYEHMAALGGLRGKTRTVSQSVNGFWTNTSFHNYADYALSEQFHTGLEHLLDAGHHRRCAIMCSEAVWWRCHRRIVADYLIARGEIVIHLMGKNRLEPARLTPGAVIQPDGTVLYPEAQ
- a CDS encoding HVA1 family protein, which produces MTKTFTIGDRVTWNSEAGWVTGTIIAIHTKDFPYKGYVHHASPDDPQYEIQSDKTDHIAAHKGSALHHLPA
- a CDS encoding antitoxin Xre/MbcA/ParS toxin-binding domain-containing protein, whose product is MAKKTTGKVKRLRSTHRKYGELPSTDELNAEALSYLLKQLQAAQRRMKRSLEAAIVFCDESNARIEQLERWKSGRHNGSFSDSGGIGLNRQIDEDLLSTAMKITGHRSKRAVMDEAPRMLVQIKKQAGIRKMKGKIHVNTDPERRSSGSGGQELFLPKDVRRGRSTAAKDRTAKVARLKEADRQLDRNLGRLKGRLGLRRPFWEFDPDEVTRLARKTFGSAQKAHAWLNRPNRALGGHTPLSLLTNQAGADRVRMILGRIEHGVYS
- a CDS encoding FdhF/YdeP family oxidoreductase; this translates as MHEKPSADQVNAQLAQPPEEPAATQGEASQYAAGIPAILKTFEFGLGQMGAVNSLKAFLKVNKKDGFDCQGCAWPSPDGTRHIAEFCENGAKAMASEATTRRVTPEFFKQWSIEQLAEQSDYWLNEQGRLTHPMIRRPGATHYEPIEWDEAFACLATELNRLASPDEATFYTSGKVTNEAAFLYQLFVRQFGTNNLPDCSNLCHESSGTALMESIGIGKGTATLHDFDLADLIVIIGQNPGTNHPRMMTALEHAKRHGAKMIAINPLPEVSLRRVKNPNPQEYSNPLAWASDLFGEGVALSDLLIQVRINGDLAILKGIMKEMLEEEDRRPGQVFDREFIRAHTAGFDDFIADLRRTSWDEIVEGSGVPLDQIRAAGQMAAGSKRMICCWAMGLTQHKNAVETIQQVINLLLLGGHIGKPGAGACCVRGHSNVQGDRTMGIWEQVPPEFLDALEREFHFSPPRRNGYAAVDTIRAMHAHEIKVFVGLGGNFLSASPDTTYTAEAMQRCRLTAQVSTKLNRGHLITGQQALILPCIGRSEKDRRPTGEQFVTVEDSMGVISSSRGMLEPASPHLLSEPAIVAGLAKATLGANSTVDWDALGADYNLIRDRIARVIPGFDNFNERIRKDIFYLPNAARDRTFVTRTGKANFVAAAITHHTMASGEFLMTTIRSHDQFNTTIYGLDDRYRGIYGGRHVIFLNPEDIKEAGLSVNQWVDITSHFEGEKRVACRFQVVPYQIPRRCAATYYPETNVLVPVRSVAERCNQPTSKSIRITLTPSR
- a CDS encoding DUF1778 domain-containing protein, whose translation is MGKKQSNTTRKHQQEVVVLSERDRAVFVDALVNPRAPSKRLAKAFMAFWKNKKR
- the fdhD gene encoding formate dehydrogenase accessory sulfurtransferase FdhD; its protein translation is MSIRDDLRGEPAEQLEQRVVGMTLERWSGSDVLPGRDLLAVEEALEIRLVYGAAHQRTHKTISVTMRTPGNDLELAIGFLFAEGLVHGAEDVQTMQHCGPPAGPLQLQNVVRIELRPEAQIDQAGLERNFLSTSSCGVCGKASLEALPTLRHTRLPDGFVVPASIIHALPNVLRHSQTVFDSTGGLHAAALFDRYGQMQDLKEDVGRHNALDKLIGRQFLDGTVPLSDRVLLVSGRVGYELVQKAAAAGIPVLAAVGAPSSLAADLARDANMTLIGFVRDRRCNVYSAPQRICT
- a CDS encoding NADPH-dependent FMN reductase, producing the protein MPHEPDTIHIVIINGSVRPGNYTRMASALVLDELKKHRQVTTEVIDPATLNLPPPGTDPQSAATKDLQQKVGQATGVILTTPEYYGSFSSVMKLVIESLGYPSALSGKPVALLGIAGGMIGAVKSLEHLRSVVSHVEGIVLPLPISVANVQEVFDTEGRCLDPGAEQLIRGVGTNLLTYIEYNVCPRLTLERLRKEKEQVPPKIIAV
- a CDS encoding DMT family transporter, giving the protein MTPSERHTFHFSPQLLGGVYGFTAAALFGVSPPLAKLLLPEASPLLIAGLLYFGAGLGLLAFEVLFYRKTEVSRRESSVGPADRWLLGGMVLTGGLLGPVCMLWGLQRLSGVLGTLLLNLEAPFTIGLAVLLFREHLGRRGMAGALLIVSAAAILRYRPEELRPDAWGFFAIASACLWWAIDNNLSQRVSLRDPVVVTRIKALSAGGHG